The genomic DNA GGCTGTTGCTGGACACCGAGGGGATCTACACCGAGGTCACCTCCATCATCGCCGAGCGCTACGGGCGCACGTTCGACTGGAGCGTCAAGCAGAACATCATCGGGCGCGGGGCCACGGACCTGGCCAATTACGTCGTCCAGGCACTGGAGTTGCCGATCACCCCCCAGGAATTCCTGGTCATCCGCGAGCCCTTGATGCGCGAGCGTTTTCCTCACGCCCTGGGCATGCCCGGCGCCGAGGAACTGGTGCGGCATCTCAAGGCCCATAACATTCCGATTGCCGTGGGGACCAGTTCGTCGAGCCCCACGTTCGCGCTGAAAACCACGTTGCACCGGGACTGGTTCGCGCTGTTCGATTGCATCGTGACGGCGGACGACCCAGAGGTCGGTGCGGCAAAACCGGCGCCGGATATCTTCCTCACCGCCGCCCGGCGCCTGGGTGTCGAGCCGCGCGACTGCCTGGTGTTCGAGGACTCTCCGTTCGGTGTGACGGCCGCGAAAGCCGCCGGCATGACCGCCATTGCCATTCCGGACTCGGCCATGGCGGACGAAAAATATGCCCATGCCGATGGGATCATTCGCTCCTTGAAGATGTTTCAGCCAAGCCTTTGCGGTTTGCCGGAACTGGAGTGGGCCTGATAGGAAAGGGCTGCTGCGCAGCCCAGCGGGAGCAAGCTCCCTCGCCACATGGTTAGCCCGGATCAGGCACCAAAACCACCGTCGATGGTCAGGCTGGCACCGGTGATGTAGCCGGCTTCCGGTCCTGCCAGGTAAGCCACGAAACTAGCGATTTCATCGACGTTGCCGTAGCGCCCGATGGCCATCAGCGACATCAGGCTGGAGGCGAAGTCGCTGTCGGCCGGGTTCATGTCGGTGTCCACCGGGCCGGGCTGCACATTGTTGACGGTGATGCCGCGCGGGCCGAGGTCACGGGCCAGGCCTTTGGTCAGGCCCACCAGCGCGGATTTGCTCATGGCGTACGTGGCACCTCCGACGAAGGGCATGCGGTCGGCGTTGGTGCTGCCGATATTGATGACGCGTCCGCCTTCGGTCATGTGCCGCGCGGCCGCCTGGGTGGCGACGAACACGCTGCGCACGTTGACGGCCAGGGTCTGG from Pseudomonas beijingensis includes the following:
- a CDS encoding 3-oxoacyl-ACP reductase family protein, which produces MSTQALNGKVALIQGGSRGIGAAIVKRLAAEGTAVAFTYVSSGAKSEELQNSIIAAGGKALAIKADSADAEAVRNAVAATVEAFGRLDILVNNAGVLAMGPLDEFKLEDFDQTLAVNVRSVFVATQAAARHMTEGGRVINIGSTNADRMPFVGGATYAMSKSALVGLTKGLARDLGPRGITVNNVQPGPVDTDMNPADSDFASSLMSLMAIGRYGNVDEIASFVAYLAGPEAGYITGASLTIDGGFGA
- a CDS encoding HAD-IA family hydrolase translates to MNAPLKEFGPIKAVIFDMDGLLLDTEGIYTEVTSIIAERYGRTFDWSVKQNIIGRGATDLANYVVQALELPITPQEFLVIREPLMRERFPHALGMPGAEELVRHLKAHNIPIAVGTSSSSPTFALKTTLHRDWFALFDCIVTADDPEVGAAKPAPDIFLTAARRLGVEPRDCLVFEDSPFGVTAAKAAGMTAIAIPDSAMADEKYAHADGIIRSLKMFQPSLCGLPELEWA